A genomic region of Rhipicephalus sanguineus isolate Rsan-2018 chromosome 1, BIME_Rsan_1.4, whole genome shotgun sequence contains the following coding sequences:
- the LOC119404045 gene encoding uncharacterized protein LOC119404045 translates to MILQRNVFRLELLARVPPASKAPSDEDCLHLAKKAARSIDEGPLFLLLVDGAKVKSKSEQAAQVRNHGTLLTCLFDPEEPRVVTTIFLLDDDGSGDRKKEVAVWRAATEEEARALCNFKDPLPENESLSSSPSDTLSSLNSLSSTGSSDSLKTSSSRQVLVAASRSGSRDRRADSRQREAPKVLPSPPGEQERSGRKSDSSRKESSRKLPHLWTAAANSLKRAPQILVRPAGNQTLQPGPSSWMRWSPPRVPVMCFQPFGRPLVNQDGRAYHPNVPTQLPHHAKGNSRNAATLLHSPQRSMLRSGSLSSQESGGSDNEGHHQATEFDHHSRHRSKKVVTFNYMTKVQFM, encoded by the coding sequence ATGATCCTGCAGAGGAATGTGTTCAGGCTCGAGCTTCTCGCTCGGGTGCCACCGGCTTCCAAAGCACCGTCAGACGAAGACTGCCTGCACTTGGCCAAGAAGGCGGCCCGCAGCATCGACGAAGGGCCGCTCTTCCTGCTGCTTGTGGACGGCGCCAAGGTGAAGTCCAAGAGCGAGCAGGCTGCCCAGGTCAGGAACCACGGCACGCTGCTCACTTGCCTGTTCGATCCTGAGGAACCCCGCGTCGTTACCACCATCTTCCTCTTGGACGACGACGGCAGtggcgacagaaagaaagaggtggCCGTGTGGCGCGCTGCCACCGAAGAAGAGGCACGTGCGCTGTGCAACTTCAAGGACCCGTTGCCCGAAAACGAGTCGCTCAGCAGTTCGCCCAGTGACACCCTGTCGTCCCTAAATTCCCTCTCTTCGACGGGCTCTTCGGACAGCCTCAAGACGAGCTCCAGCCGCCAGGTGCTGGTGGCCGCAAGCCGGAGCGGCTCCCGCGACAGGCGAGCCGATTCCAGGCAGCGCGAAGCGCCAAAGGTGCTACCATCACCTCCTGGTGAACAGGAACGGTCAGGCCGCAAGTCCGACAGCTCGAGAAAGGAGTCTTCGCGAAAACTACCACACCTGTGGACCGCAGCGGCCAATTCTCTGAAACGCGCCCCCCAGATCCTCGTCCGTCCGGCCGGAAATCAGACCCTCCAACCGGGTCCTTCGTCCTGGATGCGATGGTCGCCGCCGCGCGTGCCGGTCATGTGCTTCCAGCCCTTTGGTCGCCCTCTGGTCAATCAAGATGGCAGGGCATACCATCCTAACGTGCCCACGCAGTTGCCACACCACGCCAAGGGAAACTCGCGGAACGCGGCCACTCTACTGCACTCACCTCAACGCTCCATGCTTCGCTCTGGGTCATTGAGCAGCCAGGAGTCGGGTGGTTCCGATAATGAAGGCCATCACCAAGCGACCGAATTTGACCACCACTCGAGGCACCGATCCAAGAAGGTGGTTACGTTCAACTACATGACGAAAGTGCAGTTCATGTAG